A portion of the Leucoraja erinacea ecotype New England chromosome 9, Leri_hhj_1, whole genome shotgun sequence genome contains these proteins:
- the LOC129700271 gene encoding cytochrome c oxidase assembly factor 8 codes for MRRGFGALGDLGRRLIFRSVSLRGTESPNYGRARASTRGPDQREPSAEISDFRPPVDSHFDWVGPPDRFSNLRCVKFYIPKNESKLEQQLRKLRIDTQNWNQKFWSNQNIIFNKEKEEFIHLRLKAKGLGLRDEEGRKNILTAEEMAEFYKKFLNTNYKKHVNYNKEWYRRNFTITWLMGRTVLQNAWRRLRQRKEIKQ; via the exons ATGCGCCGCGGGTTCGGTGCTTTGGGAGACCTCGGCCGGAGATTAATATTTCGCAGTGTTTCCCTGAGGGGAACCGAGTCGCCGAATTATGGCCGGGCAAGAGCTTCAACCCGTGGCCCTGATCAGAGAGAGCCCAGTGCAGAG ATTTCAGACTTTCGGCCTCCGGTGGACTCGCATTTTGACTGGGTTGGCCCTCCGGATAGGTTTTCAAACCTAAGGTGCGTAAAGTTTTATATTCCAAAGAATGAATCCAAGCTGGAACAGCAGCTGAGAAAGTTAAGAATAGACACACAGAATTGGAACCAGAAATTTTGGTCAAATCAGAACATAATTTTCAACAAG GAAAAAGAAGAGTTTATACACTTGCGTTTGAAAGCAAAGGGATTGGGGTTAAGAGATGAAGAAG GgaggaaaaacattttgacaGCAGAAGAAATGGCTGAATTTTATAAGAAGTTTCTTAATACAAATTATAAAAAACATGTGAACTACAACAA GGAATGGTACAGACGTAATTTTACTATTACGTGGTTAATGGGTCGTACAGTATTGCAAAATGCTTGGAGAAGACTGAGACAGAGGAAGGAAATCAAACAATGA